CATATTCTTTCATTTTATCCATTTCTGAAAACAGCAGCAGAAATTTGGCATCTGTGTTTATTCCGAGACGATTCACATAAAGTTTGAACTGGCGTTTTTCTGAAGTGGTCAATGACTTGACGAGGACGAACAAAAAATCTTTCTGCAATTCTGCCATTGTAAATTAATGAAGTATAATTAATTGATTTTTAATTGAATATGGTTATTTTATTGGCTGTTGGATATTGTAATTTTCAGAATTAATGAAAATAAAAAAATATAGTAAGCTGTAGTTTTGATTCAAAATTAAGTAAAAATTTAATTATGAGTTCTGAAAAGATTGAAATTTTTGACACCACATTAAGAGATGGAGAACAGGTTCCCGGATGTAAGCTGAATACCCAGCAAAAGCTGATTATCGCTGAAAGCCTTGATGAGCTAGGGATTGATGTAATAGAAGCCGGTTTCCCGATTTCAAGCCCCGGAGATTTTGAATCGGTTTCAGAAATTTCAAAGCTGATGCGAAATGCTAAAGTATGCGGACTGACAAGAGTTAATAAAAAAGATATTGATACCGCTGCGGAAGCTCTGAAATATGCAAAGAAACCACGTATCCATACCGGAATAGGGACTTCAGATTCTCATATCCGATACAAATTCAATTCAACAAGAGAAGCTGTTCTGGAGCGGGCTGTAGAAGCTGTAAAATATGCCAAAAGCTATGTGGAAGATGTAGAATTCTATGCGGAAGATGCCGGAAGAACAGATAATGCCTATCTGGCAAAGGTTTGTGAGGAAGTCATTAAAGCAGGCGCTACGGTTCTTAATATTCCGGATACCACAGGATATTGTCTTCCTGAAGAATACGGCCGGAAAATAAAATACCTGAAAGAAAACGTAAAAGGTATTGAAAAAGCAATTTTATCCTGCCATTGCCATAATGATCTGGGGCTGGCTACGGCCAATTCCATTGCAGGAGCGGCTAACGGTGCACGTCAGATTGAATGTACAATCAACGGATTGGGAGAAAGGGCTGGAAATACAGCTTTGGAAGAAGTGGTTATGATCCTGAAACAGCATAAACACTTAAATCTGCACACCGATGTGAATTCCAGGATGCTTAATGAAATGAGCCTTATGGTTTCAGATCTGATGGGAATGCCGGTACAGCCTAATAAAGCGATTGTAGGAGCCAACGCATTCGCTCACAGTTCCGGAATCCACCAGGACGGTGTCATCAAGAACAGGGAAACCTATGAAATCATTGATCCTGAAGAAGTAGGAGTGAATGCATCTTCTATCATCCTTACAGCAAGAAGCGGGCGTTCAGCTTTGGCCTACCGTTTTAAACACATTGGATATGATATTACCAAAAATGAATTAGACTTTCTGTATCAGGAATTTTTGAAGATAGCAGATCTAAAAAAGGAAGTTAAAAATGATGATCTGTATCTGATGATGGAAACTTTCAGCAGAAAAATAGGATAGATGAAGATGAATAATCAAGACCATATGACAATGAATAAAAAAACTCTTTTTGACAAAGTATGGGATGCCCATGTTGTGGAGACTGTTCCGGACGGACCACAGATTATCTATATTGATAAACATCTGATTCACGAAGTAACCAGCCCTCAGGCCTTTGCAGAGCTTGAAACCAGAAACCTGAAAATATTCAGACCGGAGCAGATTGTTGCCACCGCTGATCATAATGTCCCAACATTGGATCAGGAACTGCCGATCAGGGACGACCTTTCCCGGAATCAGGTAGAGCAGCTGGAAGAAAACTGCGCAAAAAATAATATTGAACTTTTTGGCCTTGGACATCCGTATCAGGGAATCGTACATATCATTGCCCCGGAGCTGGGAATTACCCGTCCCGGAATGAGTATTGTATGCGGAGATAGCCACACTTCCACACATGGTGCTTTCGGAGCGATTGCTTTCGGGATAGGAACCAGCCAGGTTGCACAGGTTTTTGCCAGTCAGTGCCTGCTGCTGAACAAGCCTAAATCGATGAGGATTACCGTGAGCGGAAAACTGAATAAAAATGTCCAGCCTAAAGATGTGATCCTTTATATTATCTCCAAAATAGGGACAGACGGTGGAACCGGTTACTTCTGCGAATATGCAGGGAATGTATTTGAAGAAATGTCGATGGAAGGAAGAATGACCGTCTGCAATATGAGTATTGAAATGGGCGCAAGAGGCGGTATGATCGCTCCTGATGAAACGACTTTTGACTATGTGAAGGGAAAACCTTTTGCCCCTCAGGGTGAAGAATGGGAGGCTGAACTGGCGTACTGGAAAACACTAAAAACGGATGAAGGAGCCGTATTTGATCAGGAACTGAGTTTTGATGCTTCAGAAATTCATCCTATGATCACTTATGGAACCAATCCGGGAATGGGTATTTCTGTGAATGAAGTAATTCCTGCCCCACAGAATGAATCTGAAGAAAAAGCCCTCCGATATATGGGATTAAATGCAGGACAGACGGTTTCAGACATCAAAGTGAATTATGTATTTATAGGGAGCTGTACCAATGCCAGGATAGAAGATTTCAGATCGGCAGCACAATATATTAAAGGAAAGAGTAAAGCGGACAATGTTAAAGCTTTGATTGTTCCCGGATCTCAGCAGGTGGTAAAACAGATTTACGAGGAAGGTCTTGACCGGATTTTTAACGAAGCAGGGTTTCAGATTCGCCAGCCCGGATGCTCCGCGTGTCTTGCGATGAATGATGATAAGATTCCGGAAAGTGAATACTGTGTTTCCACTTCCAACAGAAATTTTGAAGGAAGACAGGGACAGGGAGCCAGAACAATACTGGCCAGTCCGCTTACAGCAGCCAAAGCAGCCATTGAAGGCAGAATTTCAGCTTTTGAAAATTTAAATTAAAAAGGTTTTAAAATATATTTTTTAACAACACATGCAACAATTAAAGCGAATACAATCCCGCGCAGTTCCGCTGCCGGCAGAAAATATAGATACAGATCAGATTATTCCTGCAAGATTTCTTAAAAGTATAGAAAGGCAAGGTTTTGGCGAAAATCTGTTCAGAGACTGGAGATTCAATATCCATACGGGGGAGCCCAATCCGGATTTTGTCCTGAACAACCCCAGATATAAAGGGGAGATTCTTGTAGCAGGTAATAATTTCGGGTGTGGAAGCAGCAGGGAACATGCAGCATGGTCCTTAACGGATTATGGTTTTAAAGTGATCATCTCCAGTTATTTTGCAGACATTTTTAAGGGAAATGCCTTGAATAACGGCCTTCTTCCGGTAAAAGTCTCCGAAGAATTCCTGAAAGATATTTTAAAAATAAGCACAGAAAATCCTGAAACTGAAATCACGGTGGATGTGGAACAGCAAACCATCAGCTGTAATGGAAAAACCGAAACTTTTGAACTCGATTCTTATAAAAAGATATGCCTTCTTAACGGCTATGACGATATTGATTTTTTAATCAGCAAAAAACAGGCGATAGAGCAATTTGAACTAAAAACACAAAAGTATGAGCAAAAAACAGTTTAAAATAGCAGTGCTTCCCGGTGATGGAATTGGTCCTGAAGTAGTTGGAGAAAGTATTAAAGTACTTGAAGCTGTTGGTGAGGTTTTCCAGTGTGAATTTCACACGGAATACGGACTGATTGGTGCGGAAGCTATTTTTAAAACAGGAGATCCATTACCAGAAGAAACCTTGCAGATCTGCAGAAATTCAGATGCAGTGCTGTTTGGAGCGATAGGGGATCCTGTTTTTGATAACGATCCTGATGCGAAGGTGAGGCCGGAACAAGGACTGTTGAAACTCCGTAAGGAATTAGGTCTTTTTGCCAATATAAGACCTTTGAAAACGTATGCTTCTCTGATTGAAAAAAGTCCTTTAAAAAGAGAAATCATTGAAGGAACAGATATTCAGATCTTCAGAGAGCTGGTGAGCGGAATCTATTTCGGAGAAAAATTTACCGATCCGGAAGGTGCTTACGCTTATGATATCTGCAAATACAGCCGTGAAGATATTGTTCCTATCGTTCATATGGCTTTTAAAGAAGCGGAAAAGAGAAATAAAAAGCTTACCCTTATTGACAAAGCCAACGTTCTGGATACTTCAAGGCTTTGGAGAAAGATTTGTAAGCAAATTGCGTCTCAGTATCCGGGCGTTCAGCTGGATTATCTGTTTGTTGACAATGCGGCCATGCAAATGATCCTTAATCCCAGACAGTTTGATGTGATCCTGACTGAAAATATGTTCGGAGATATTATCTCAGATGAAGCAAGTGTGATTGGCGGGTCCATAGGGCTTCTTCCTTCAGCTTCTATTGGTGAGGAAAATGCCCTGTTTGAACCTATACACGGTTCTTATCCCCAGGCAAAAGGGAAAGGCATTGCCAATCCTGTGGCTTCTATTCTGAGTACAGCCATGATGCTTGATCATCTTGAACTTTATGATGCTGCAGATAAATTGAAAAGAGCTGTAGAACACGCCCTAGAAAATAAATATGTTACGGTGGATCTTAATGCGGAACAGCATTATTCCACACAGGAAGTGGGAAGCTTTATTTCCGATTACATCCGGTATTCTGAAAAATCCTATTATAATTTTGAAAATATCAAGATCGGAAAATCTACCATTGTATAGACACCACAGCCCATATAATAATAGATTAGAAAGAAAGGTTCTGCTCCGGCGGAACCTTTTGATTTTGGATAAGTACTATTGGCCTACATGTTGGCTTACGCAAAGATTTCTATGTTAATAAACAAATATTATTAGAATTTTTTATTGATAAAAATTCTTCCTTTGGTAAAAATGGCTGTTTTCGTTTGATTACGGCCATTATTCGGTGTACTAATTTATTTCTTACGGCATTGAGAACACTCATTTTATTTTTACCCTGCTCTACTTTTCTCTGGTAATACGTTAATAGCTTAAACACATACACATCGTGGCTCTTAGCTTCCCGCAATTGATTTTCCAGTGCTGTCTTCTGCAATAGCAGTGTATCACGGGATTTGGCCAGTACATTCATTTGTTGTATAACTTCCTCTGGTTCTTCATAAGGCATTATTTTATCATGATAACGCACAGCATATTCTGCAATTTTTCTGGCATCTTTCCTATCGTCTTTTCCTCTTAAATCACTTGCTGCTTTTTTGATTTTCAAAGGATATTCCACCCAAAGTAGATATTCTGATTTTGAACAGACTTTTTCCAATGGACGGTTATAAATCCCCGTATTTTCGCAACAAATCAAAAGATCTTCTTTTGTTATTTTTAGCATTTTTAAAAGATCTTTTAAAAAAATAGTAATTCCTTTCTCTGTATTGGGGATAATCAGCTCACATTGAACTTTGTATTCAAAATTCATTACTGTACAATCTAGTTTTAATTTGGAAATATCGATGCCAATAACATACTTTTGTCTCATAACTTTTGAGTTTATCATTCACATTGAGAGTTTTGTCTAAGCCCTTGATAATAGGTCCTAAACCTAAATTTCTATTATGACCTTGCTCTCAAAGAAACAGGGTTCATAATCTTTGCATAGGTCTAAGAATCCTCTGACGCAATATGGTTCACCCTGTTTCTTGTGAATGGTTTAATTCTGTAAACTTAATTTCTTTTTACAAACTAAAGGACGCTATTTTTCTTTTACATGCTGTGGTATAAGGCGCCAGGATTTTATCTTCGATAAAATTGGGATCATGTATATTTTGCCTGGAACTTTTTTAGACTTAGTTTTAGCACACATCAAAAATTTCATTCTTGAATTTGTGGTACATAAAACACGGAAATTTTTATCCCCAGATTTTACAGATATATAAACCTGCTTAATCTGCTAGATCTGCCGAGAGAAAATAAAAACAGAAATCTTTACAATTCTCTATAAATTTTCAAGGTGATAAAATAAAAAAGGCTCTGCTATTGAGACAGAACCTTTGGGTTTTATTTTTCAGTGTTATCCGTTTTTCCCGACTTGTTTTTGGAAGACTTTTGAACATCTTCCTTGTCAATATCAGGCGGATTGGTCTTTTCTGATGATGCAGGAATATTCTGAAAATCCTGATTTTGCTTTTTCGTTTCTGCTGAATTCGCAGATTCTTTCTTTTTGTGATTGTCTTCTGAATTCATAGCTTCTATATTTTTAGAGTCCTAAAATACCGAGTTTGCCGGTTTTATCTTCTATAGTATAATTCAAAGCTTTTGCCAAAACGAAAATATTATTCAGATTTTCCATTAATTGTTTACGACCTTCAGTCCGAAGCTGATTCTGATCAATAGATTTCATAGCAGTTTCCTTGGCTTTCTGAGTTACATTCTTAATGTCTTTTTCAGAAATCCTGTTGAAGAACGAATCATCCAGAGACTGGATTTCAACACTTGGTGTAATTCTTATATCCGCATCGGGAAGTTCTGTGATCACCAGCTTTTTGTTGATGGAGTCCACTTCTATCTTCATTTTGTTCAGATCATAAGAAACCTGGGCATTGGTTTTCGTGTAAGTGATGATACTATTGCTTGAAACTTCCTTTCCAAACACCTCGTAACCCATTTTGGTTTTCTGCATACTGGAGGTATTTTGTTCCATCACCACCATTTTATTCATCTTGGAAATCTGGTTGGTCAGGATATAATAATCTGACTGTTCCGTTTTTCCGCCAAGATTCAGACATGATTTAAGGCCGAAGAATAGAATCAGCATAGCAAGAACTCCTGCTGCAAACGATATGATTACTTTATAATTTCTCAACTTATTTGCCAAAAATTTCTTTAATTACAGAACCGTCATCTTTTTTCAGGATTTCAACCAGGTCTCTTTCGATATAGCCGGTTTTAGGCATTTCAATAATCCTTCCGATTTCTTTTCCATATTTTTCTACAATAATGGTAGGAACCTTTTGAATGTTGTAGCGCACTTCATCTCCGTTTGGAGATTCTTTTTTCCTGTTGACAGCAATAATCGTTAGTTTATTGTCCGGGTATTTCAATTCTTCCAGAATTCTCATCAGTCTTGGAAAATCCCTGTGGCTGTCTTCACACCATGTTCCCATGAAAACGACAAGTGAATACGTGTTTAGTTTTCCTTTTCTCAGTTCGCTGATCGCTTTCTGGTCAAGGGCATATTCATCATATTCCTTCACATACCAGTCTGCATACGGAGCCTTTAAAAACTGTTCTTTCAGCTGATTTCCCAAAAGCATTTTACCGTCATTCTGAGTCTCTACCTCACGGTTTACTACCACTTTTTGAGCGCTGAACTGTTGGGCAGCCAGAACAATACATGAAACGGCAACAATCTTTGTAATAAATTTCTTCATATTATTTTTCGATAATTGTTTTCAGATCTGCAGGGGAGTAGTATTTGTTTTTTAATACTTTATGATCTGCCTGTCTGTAAACATTGAATTTTTCTCCAGACTTTTCATAAAAAGATTCTACTTCCTTTGCTTTATAAAACTCAACAGTTTCCTGTGCCTGTTCTTCATTGTCACAAGCTTTCGACATATTGGAACGCTGAACTTCGTTGAATAACTCTACAAATTTACTGCCAAGTCCGAATTCAAGCACAGCTCCGCTTAAAACATACTGAAGATCACACAGTGCATCAGCAATTTCTACAATATTATTGTCGGCAATGGCCTGTTTTAATTCATTAAGTTCTTCCTGTAAAAGTTCTACTCTAAGGTTGCATCTTTCGGGAGAAGGGATTTGCGGAGTATCTAAAATAGGGGCTTTGAAAGTAGTATGGAATTCTGCTACTTGGTTCAGACTGTCAATTTTATCCATGAAATTTTTTATTTACGCAAAGATAGAAAACGATTTGTAAATGGGGAAATTCTAAAGATATAATCCTTTTGTAAATAAGCAGTGTGCTGTATTTTAATAATTTGATGAGACTTTAAATGTTAAAAATAACTTGTGAATGATGAAAGGCATATGTTTATTGCTAAACCTATAAGGTTTGAACGTAATTCAGCCATAACTTCCTCACAGATCAGCAGGTTACTACGGTTAATATCAACAAAAATCTGCTCCATCTGCGAGCAATAAAAAATCCACAACCTAAAATTGTGGACCTTGTTTTTATTATTCGTAAATATATTCAATATCAATTATTTAAGTTCTTTATATTTCCATATACCTGAAATCTGTAATGCCGTTAGTCCCGGCTGCTTTTCTCCATAACTAAATATACCGATATACTTTGCAGGGCAGGTTTTACAGCTGGTTCCGAAATATAAAGTGGGCAAATTATTGACAGTCAATTCCCCGAAATGAATCATTCCTTTTGAGGTTTCAGCAGCCATCCCGTTTTGAAGCAATTCGTTTTTAGATAGTATTTTATCTTCGTGGTACACCTGAAAAATAGGAAATCCGGATTGATAAGGAATGATTTCAACCATATTTTCATGGCTGCAGTCACAGCAGATGAATTTTGTAATGGCTGAAGGGTTTATTTCACCATTGGTGAAGATGCTTTTTTCAATGAGGGCTTTTTTGCTGATGCTTATTTTTGTTGATATTGAATACATTTGAATGGTTTTATTGCTGAATAACTGTACCTGCTAAGTTATTATATTTTCCGCTTGGACTTTTCTTAATCGTGATTTTTACATATCCTTCAGCTGCCAGCTTATTCCACGTTTTCTGATAACCTGTAGCTGGGTCAATCGGGATCTTCCACATGGTCTGCTTACCATTTCCTGCCTGATTAAACCATGGAATAATATCTGCCGTCTGAGACTGGAAAGGTAATGAATTCAGGACATCTATTTCATAATAAAAATCATATTTGTTTTCAGGCTGGTTAAGGGCTCTCTGTGTAAAGGTGTAAGTGTATCCGTTAATGATAGGACTTGTGAAGCTTCCTCCCAGAGTAGGGTTTCCGGTTCCGTCATAGTTTCCGATGGCCCCACTGTATCGGTCGAATTTTTGTCCTGCCAGAATGGGAACATCATCCACAATATTATAGCCGCCGTTTGCAGGAGGCCATCCTCCGTTTAGGTTATTACCCGTGAAAAAGTATTCCATTTCAGTCCATCTGCCTTTTTTGTAGAGGTCAAAGACATAATTTCTGGCTTCAGATCCTACTGTTCCGGTGGGATCATAGGTGACTGCAAGTTCATCCGCATTTTTATAGAATACATGCGTAACGTTTCCTGTGTTTTCATCTTCTCTGTCTGAGCTGCAGGCCATTGAAAAAAAGGCCATTGAGAAAAATAAAATGTACTTAAATAAATGTTTCATATAAATAATTTAAACTATTAATGATTTAATCAAGTATTTAAGAGAGGAGAATGTCCGCAGATTCCGCAGATTTTATGATGATGTTTTTTAACCGTTTACAGATGTACTTCAGATTACCGGCAGTTAATTTTCAGGAAAACAGTAATGCCATAGAAAACAGGTTCAAGGTTCCCTTAAATACCTTTGGGTAAAACAGTACAATGAATAAGCGTTTGAGTTGTAAATTTAAATCAAAAAAGTAAATTATGTTGAATTTTATTAAAATAAATTATTATTAATAAATTCATTGTGTTAATAGTATGGTTTTTAACATATTTATATTAAAATTAATTTGATTTTATATAAAAAAGACCGCTCAATAATTGAACGGTCAGTCACATCGCATTAAAAAATGAATATTAATTCTTGATGAATCTCTTGGCGCTTTCTCCAATCTGGATCATATAAGCTCCTTTAATAAGTCCGCTTACATTTATGCTGCCTCTTTCTAGTTTTCCTGAATTGATTAGTTTTCCACCCATATCGAAGATTTTATAATCTTCAGATTCCGTATTTGAAATATATAATACATCTTTTACAGGATTTGGATATAGTCTGAATCCGGTGATTAAATCTTTGGTATCAGAAAGCTCTCCTCTGCCTGAAGAAACGATATTAAGGGTATAGTCTTCAACCTGGCCGTATGTGAATGCTTCACAAGAAGAAGTTGGGATAGAGCTGTACTTCATCATTACTCTCATTCTTGTAGAACCAATGGCTGCGGTTGCAGGAATGGTAATGCTTCCCGTTACAGGAGTTGTTGTAGAGCCTGCCTTAGACCATGCTAATTCTCCGCTGTCGGTAAAGTCACCGTCTCCGTTATAATCAATATAAACGGCATAAGCTTCGCTGTATTTAGTTGAGGTCCATACAGGGGTTATAGAGATGGTATAAGCGCTTCCTCTGGTAACATTGGTAGAAACAGATGTGAAGTTTTCATAACCTGCAGTTCCTGTTGAGGTATTGTTGATGGTTCCGAATTTTACATTTCCAATTCTTTCATCTGCGGTATTGCTGGCTGATGAAGAACAGTAGGTTACCGTACCTCCTGAAAGTGTTGTTACACTTACGGTATTGCTGGAAGGGGAAATATTTCCGGCGGCATCTTTAGCTTTTATACTGAAGCTGTAAGTTGTTGCAGGGCTTAAACCTGTTACGGTATAAGTGGTAGACGCTGTATTTCCGATCACTGAACCGTTCATGTATACATCATATCCTGTTACGGCTACATTATCAGTAGCTCCGCTCCATGAAAGATTGGTGCTTGTGGCTGTTGTTCCTGAAGCTGCAAGAGTAGGGGCTGTAGGTGCAACAGTATCTGTTCCGCCTGAGCCTGCATTTACAGTAATGTTGGCATTGTTCACATCAAAGAAAATGTGATTTGAACCTTTTACCATCAATCTTCCGCTTGTTGTAGATGAATTAGGGATGGTTACAGCCTGAGATCCGTCGTTTGGCGTTCCTGCCAGAAGAGTAGTCCAGGTGTTTCCGTTATCTGTAGACCAAAGAATATCTACGTTAGCGGCATTTACTCCGTTGGAGGTAGTCCCTGCTTCGTTCCATGTTACCGTTTGAGAGCTTCCGCCTGCGTAAGTAGTGGCTGAGTTTTGCGAAGTGATACTGAAAGGTCCCGCTGTTCCGTTAACAGTAATTACTGCATCGTCTGAATTATTTCCTGCACCGCCGGCTCTGTTATCCCGAACGGTAAATCTGAAATTGAGTGCTCTGGCTACATTAGATAAAGCTTCTACTGTGATTTCTGACCCCGCGGTAGTGGTTGCTCCGGTAAGAATGGAGGCCATTCTAGGGAAATATCTTACAGGGGAAGTAGTAGGTGCCCATGATCTGAAAGTAGGTCCGGATGCTTTTGTGGCACTTGCTGCTGAGCTGGCTCCTGTTTGTGAGGAGGAAGCATTATCCATCTGCTCCCAGATATAGGTTAGTGAATCTCCGTTCGCATCTGTTCCTGTTCCGGTCAGCATGAAAGGAGTTCCTTTCGGAATTGTATAATCAAGGCCGGCGTTTGCTGTTGGAATTGAATTTCCTGTAGAAGTGCTTACCGGGCATGTTTTAGCTTTAATATTATTGGTAATCTGCTGAATACTTACCGCATGGAAAAATGCATCTGAGTGTGGCTGTACATCCTGTGCTGTAATTCCTGCGTAGCCCATAATGGTTGATCCGGAACCTGGTTCCATATTTACACCTGTTCCTTCATTTCCGTGAGAGAAGGTATGATTTCCTCCAAACTGGTGCCCCATTTCGTGAGCTACATAATCAATGTCAAAATTATCTCCTGAAGGAATAGCATCTGCCGGAGAGGTGTAGCCACTACCTTTTGACCCGTTGGTACAGATACAGCCGATACAGCCTGCATTTCCGCCTCCTCCGGAAGCTCCGAACAGGTGTCCTATATCATAATTGGCTTCACCAATTACTGAAGTCAGGGTGCTTTGAAGCTGGGAATTCCAGCTGCTCATTCCTGAAGCTGCAGAATAAGGATCTGTAGAAGCGTTGGTATAGATAACGGCATCGTTATTGGCAATAAGAACCATTCTGGCGGCAAAGTCTTTTTCGAAAACACCGTTTACGCGGGTCATGGTTGTGTTCATGGCGGCCAGCGCATTTGCTTTAGTTCCTCCGAAATAACTAGTGTATTCTCCTGTGCATGATAATGCAAGCCTGAATGTTCTTAATTTGGCATCATCTGCATTAGGTCTTGCAGCGAGGCTGGCATTGGAAGCACCTTTCTGGGCTACATCAATCACCGTACATTCGAATTTGTTGAGGTTGTCTTTTTTATCAGACTTTTTGTAAACCACATACGTAGAAAGATCTTTGGTATACGGTTCAATAAAAACGGCAGATTTGTCGCCGTAAATTTCCATGGAAGACAGGCCTAGCGGGGAAACACTGAAGTAAACGGTAGAGTTGGGGTCGCTTAAACCTTCTCCAACGTAAGATTTGATGTCGGGATATTTTGCAGCAAGCTGAGGGTCAAAATTGGATTGCTCTCTTACTTTAAAATTTTCCATCTTTCCTTCAGAATTAGGGAAAGAAATAATGATTTCTGATTTTTCTCCCTGAGCAAGCCTTTTAGGTGCTTTGGCCAGTACGTTTTTCAATCCGTTA
This region of Chryseobacterium vaccae genomic DNA includes:
- a CDS encoding reprolysin-like metallopeptidase, whose translation is MKKQFSMIGMLLITGISFAQTDRLWTEGSKKASSEVFENKTNISNPKVYSLDINGLKNVLAKAPKRLAQGEKSEIIISFPNSEGKMENFKVREQSNFDPQLAAKYPDIKSYVGEGLSDPNSTVYFSVSPLGLSSMEIYGDKSAVFIEPYTKDLSTYVVYKKSDKKDNLNKFECTVIDVAQKGASNASLAARPNADDAKLRTFRLALSCTGEYTSYFGGTKANALAAMNTTMTRVNGVFEKDFAARMVLIANNDAVIYTNASTDPYSAASGMSSWNSQLQSTLTSVIGEANYDIGHLFGASGGGGNAGCIGCICTNGSKGSGYTSPADAIPSGDNFDIDYVAHEMGHQFGGNHTFSHGNEGTGVNMEPGSGSTIMGYAGITAQDVQPHSDAFFHAVSIQQITNNIKAKTCPVSTSTGNSIPTANAGLDYTIPKGTPFMLTGTGTDANGDSLTYIWEQMDNASSSQTGASSAASATKASGPTFRSWAPTTSPVRYFPRMASILTGATTTAGSEITVEALSNVARALNFRFTVRDNRAGGAGNNSDDAVITVNGTAGPFSITSQNSATTYAGGSSQTVTWNEAGTTSNGVNAANVDILWSTDNGNTWTTLLAGTPNDGSQAVTIPNSSTTSGRLMVKGSNHIFFDVNNANITVNAGSGGTDTVAPTAPTLAASGTTATSTNLSWSGATDNVAVTGYDVYMNGSVIGNTASTTYTVTGLSPATTYSFSIKAKDAAGNISPSSNTVSVTTLSGGTVTYCSSSASNTADERIGNVKFGTINNTSTGTAGYENFTSVSTNVTRGSAYTISITPVWTSTKYSEAYAVYIDYNGDGDFTDSGELAWSKAGSTTTPVTGSITIPATAAIGSTRMRVMMKYSSIPTSSCEAFTYGQVEDYTLNIVSSGRGELSDTKDLITGFRLYPNPVKDVLYISNTESEDYKIFDMGGKLINSGKLERGSINVSGLIKGAYMIQIGESAKRFIKN